In Macadamia integrifolia cultivar HAES 741 chromosome 5, SCU_Mint_v3, whole genome shotgun sequence, a single window of DNA contains:
- the LOC122079798 gene encoding zinc finger CCCH domain-containing protein 32-like has protein sequence MEVGTRDSGQPVLTAEEEFLKRNTDCVYFLASPLTCKKGSECEYRHSEAARINPRDCWYWMNGNCLNPKCAFRHPPLDGLIGTPGTPSVGLSAPPSQSVSSLQMPPGHTPAYSSGKPAVPCYYFQKGLCLKGDRCTFMHGPQPLGNPPPRQQEPKTATTVAEPQNPKKTYGGLETHPQQTTQENIRKSGFIAGFGGLERCDQQQTTQENIRKSVDVLPPPKPAMKPETFPPKSSIVKRNILPPTTVDEERLKYITNAPSNASGNSVPRPQRSRQAQAFDDRVFQDGKEADEFLRESSPGFDVLVDDELRDSDYYHTEDEYRRTASHEGRRLNTVNDFDYDRSVDYAPFAKYDREPYDDSCGYDSYGQVQDQYAWEKRRASSERTERPSVPEKRGFSRVESLDQIDESDLRRRLSKQRRVNGLRSAVSPDRHGDIHWRDDRNRHIQGQRNLGHSRRDSHHIPYESSRSNRLQGRLTLPGRSSPDRNLNDLRPAREIDRGMSRSRLSPGRPPISSHQVREGRIKRQGQDDFREARNIRGVPNRRDEVDNNTPYFAGPKSLAELKNSKVSESTEARNAKVRQVSQLKEQKNLELGQPVGHEESEGSLPFEGPKPLSEILKRKRKTETASSGNSTVSQNGQLDSGKIITGSSRMSAEKDSVQTSEPEKESNHQAQCEEEPRSSDAYPDKAAEDNEEGQITMEGDDVVHEGESSDAQKGTELETEDGMMVDDAMEDQEDQEDQEDQELENFDHRDGEYDYDQADVGDEENVDQEEYLDDEDGDDFAKKIGVMFS, from the exons ATGGAAGTTGGGACTCGAGATTCAGGTCAGCCTGTATTGACGGCTGAGGAAGAGTTTCTGAAAAGAAATACGGATTGCGTTTATTTCCTTGCGTCGCCTTTGACCTGTAAAAAG GGAAGTGAATGTGAATATCGCCATAGTGAAGCTGCCAGGATTAACCCCAGGGATTGCTGGTATTGGATGAATGGTAACTGCTTGAATCCAAAATGTGCATTCCGGCACCCG CCACTCGATGGCTTGATAGGAACCCCAGGAACACCTTCAGTGGGATTGTCTGCACCGCCTTCACAAAGTGTATCATCACTGCAAATGCCTCCAGGCCATACTCCTGCTTATAGCTCGGGAAAACCAGCTGTTCCCTGCTATTACTTCCAGAAAGGGCTTTGTTTAAAGGGTGACAGATGCACCTTCATGCATGGACCACAACCCCTCGGTAATCCACCACCACGGCAACAGGAACCAAAAACTGCTACAACTGTTGCTGAGCCCCAGAATCCAAAGAAGACTTATGGGGGCCTTGAAACACATCCACAACAGACGACACAAGAGAACATTAGAAAGTCAGGTTTCATAGCTGGTTTTGGGGGCCTTGAAAGGTGTGATCAACAACAGACTACACAAGAGAACATCAGAAAGTCAGTCGACGTTTTGCCTCCACCCAAACCTGCTATGAAACCTGAAACTTTTCCTCCAAAAAGCAGCATAGTTAAGAGAAATATACTGCCACCCACCACAGTGGATGAGGAGCGTCTTAAATACATAACAAATGCTCCCTCTAATGCCAGTGGGAACTCTGTACCAAGGCCCCAGCGTAGTCGCCAGGCTCAGGCATTTGATGACCGTGTCTTCCAGGATGGTAAAGAGGCTGATGAGTTCTTAAGGGAATCCTCTCCTggttttgatgttcttgttgatgatgaactCAGGGATTCTGATTACTATCATACGGAAGATGAGTACAGAAGAACAGCCAGCCATGAGGGAAGGCGTTTGAACACTGTGAATGATTTTGATTATGACCGTTCAGTTGATTATGCTCCATTTGCTAAATATGACCGAGAACCATATGATGATTCATGTGGCTATGATTCATATGGGCAAGTGCAAGATCAGTATGCTTGGGAAAAGCGAAGGGCTTCATCTGAGAGGACAGAGAGGCCATCTGTGCCAGAAAAGAGAGGTTTCTCTAGAGTTGAGAGCCTTGATCAGATTGATGAGTCAGATCTGCGCCGACGACTGTCAAAGCAGAGGAGGGTCAATGGTTTGAGGTCTGCAGTTAGCCCTGACCGTCATGGTGATATTCATTGGAGGGATGACCGTAATCGCCACATTCAAGGCCAAAGAAATCTGGGTCATTCTCGGAGAGATTCGCACCATATACCTTATGAGAGTTCCAGAAGCAACAGGCTGCAAGGTCGACTTACACTTCCTGGGAGATCTTCACCAGACAGAAATCTGAATGATTTGCGTCCAGCGAGGGAAATAGATAGGGGAATGAGCCGCAGTAGATTGTCACCAGGCAGGCCTCCAATATCCTCCCACCAGGTGCGTGAAGGAAGAATAAAACGGCAAGGCCAGGACGACTTTAGAGAGGCCAGAAATATTAGAGGGGTTCCTAACAGAAGAGATGAGGTGGATAATAACACTCCATATTTTGCTGGTCCAAAAAGCCTTGCTGAGTTGAAAAATTCTAAGGTCTCAGAGAGCACTGAAGCTCGGAATGCAAAGGTTCGACAAGTGTCACAGCTAAAGGAGCAGAAAAACTTAGAACTCGGACAACCAGTGGGTCATGAAGAATCTGAAGGTTCACTTCCTTTTGAGGGCCCAAAGCCCCTGAGTGAGattttgaagagaaagagaaaaacagaaacagcatCTTCTGGGAATAGCACAGTTTCACAAAATGGGCAGCTGGATAGTGGGAAAATAATTACCGGCAGCTCCAGGATGTCAGCAGAGAAAGATTCTGTTCAGACCTCAGAGCCTGAGAAAGAATCCAATCATCAGGCTCAGTGTGAGGAAGAACCAAGGTCCTCAGATGCTTATCCAGATAAAGCTGCTGAAGACAATGAAGAAGGTCAGATCACTATGGAAGGTGATGATGTGGTTCACGAAGGTGAATcttcggatgcccaaaagggaacTGAGCTTGAGACTGAAGATGGAATGATGGTTGATGATGCAATGGAAGATCAAGAAGATCAAGAAGATCAAGAAGATCAAGAGCTTGAAAACTTTGATCACAGGGATGGAGAATATGATTATGACCAGGCTGATGTTGGGGATGAAGAAAATGTGGACCAGGAAGAGTACTTGGATGATGAAGATGGGGATGATTTTGCAAAGAAGATTGGGGTCATGTTCTCTTAA